The Polyangium aurulentum genomic interval CAGCACGCCGGGCGTGAGCGCGTCGATCCGTGACATTCCGGGAGCCCGGACGGCGCGCGTCTTCGTGCCCGACGGCGTCACGCAGCCCATGCCGGCGATGCTGTGGATCCACGGCGGCGGCTTCATCCTGGGCTCGCCCGCGCAGGACGACGCGCTCGCGGCCACGTTCGCGCGCGAGCTCGGGATGACCGTCGTCGCGCCGTCGTATCGTCTCGCCCCCGAGCACCCCCATCCCGCCGCCTTGGACGACCTTTACGCGACGCTCGCGTGGCTCCACGCGAACGCCGAGGCCCTGCGCGTGCGTGCCGATCGCATCGTCGTCGGCGGCGCGAGCGCCGGCGGAGGGCTCGCGGCCGGGCTCACGCTCATGGCGCGCGATCGGAAGGAGATCCCCGTCGCGTTCCAGCTCCTCGTGTATCCGATGCTCGACGACCGGACGGTGGGCAAGGCCATCGACGGGACGCATCATCGGCTCTGGAACGCGGGCAGCAATCGCTTCGGGTGGACGTCGTATCTCGGACGCGAGCCTGGCGGGGCGGACGTGCCGGTGTACGCCGCACCCGCGCGCGCCGAATCCCTCGCGGGACTGCCGCCCACCTGGATCGGCGTGGGGACCTTCGACCTCTTCCACGACGAGGACGTCGCCTACGCGAAGCGCCTCGAGGCCGCTGGCGTACCCGTCGAGCTGGAGGTCGTCCCGGGCGCCTTTCACGGCTTCGACGGGTTCCAGGGCGCGAACGTCGCGAAGACGTTCCGCGCGCGTCAGATTGCAACCCTGCGCCGCGCGCTCGCATGACGCGCGTGCGCCCGCATCTCGATGCCCTCCCGCGCGCCCTCGTCGGCGCGATCTTCTTTGCCCTGCTGGGCTGTGATCACGCCTCCCCTGCCCCGTCGACCGTCGCTGCGGCGCCACAGGCGAGCCCGGAGAAAGCTCCCGCGAGAGCGACGACCGCTGCGGCCGCTCCTCCCTCCCCGCCCCCGGCGCCGCCGCGTCCTCCGCCGCTCGCTGCGCCCGAGCCGTTGGTCCTGCTCGAGGTCCAAGGCCACGGGGACGCGGTGGTCTCGCTGCCGCGGGGAGCCGACGGGAAGCGGCGCGTGGTGATCGCCACCCACGGCAACTACGACCGGCCCGAGTGGCAGTGCGCGGTGTGGCGCGAGATCGTGGGCGACAGCGCCTTCGTCCTCTGCCCCCGCGGCGTCCCTCGGCCGGACTCGCCCTCCGCGGACGACATTCGCTTCACGTACGGCTCGAACCAGGCGCTCGAACGCGAGATCGACGCCGCGCTCGAGGCGCTCCGGGAGCGCTTTGCCGGGTACGTGGACGACAGCGCGCCGCTCTACACCGGCTTCTCGCTGGGCGCGATCATGGGCGTCTCCATCGCCGCCCGGGCGCCCTCACGCTACCGCCGGCTCGTGCTGATCGAGGGCGGCCACGACAAGTGGACGCAGGAGACGGCCAAGGCGTTCGCCGCGGGCGGCGGCGAGCGGGTGCTCTTCGTCTGCTCGCAGTCCTATTGCGCCAACGACGCGCGCCGCGCCGCCGCGCGCCTCGAAAAAGCCGGCGTCGCGACCCGGGTGGTGCGCGGCCCGGAGGCGGGGCACCGCTACGACGGGCCCATCGCCGCCGAGACGAAGAAGGCGCTCCCCTGGGTGGTGGAGTGAGCGCATTCCTCGGCCGCGGCGATCATCGCGCCGAAGCGCTCACGACGGCAGATCCAGGCTGGCCACGTTCTCGCTCACGGGCGGGAGCGTGAGCAGGTCGACGGCCTGCTTGACCGAGTGGATGGGCCCCGCGAGATAGACGACGTCGCCGGCAGCGAAAGGCTCGTTCGGGTCCATGTGCTCGATGAGCTTGCCTCCGCGCCGTATCGCGATGATGAGCGCCCCGGTTTGCCGCCGGATCCCGAGGGCGGCGGCGGAGCGCCCCAGGGCGGCGCTCGCCTCGGTCACGAGCGCGCTCTCGATCTTCAGCTCGGCCAGATCGGCGCGCTCGCCCAGCGGGCGCCGCGGGATCGTCCGGGTGCGCTCGGTCGTCTGTGTCGAGGCGCGGACCTCGTCGATCTGCTGGTCGATGACGTTGCGGGGAACGTCGAGCCAGCGCAGGAGCCGCGCGAGGATCTCCACGCCGCCCTCGACCTCCTCGGCCACCACGTCGGTGGCGCCCATCTGCAGCAGCGGCCCCTTCTCGAGCATGTACCGGGCGCGCATCAGGATCGGCACCTGGGGCGCGACGCGCTTGGCCGTGTCCACCACGCGCTGGGCCGCCTGCGGGTCGTTCATGAGCAGCAAGAGCGCGCGGGCCTTCTCGAGGTGCGCGTGGCCCAGCGCCTCCTCGCTCGTCCCGTCGCCGTAGTACACGGGCTCGCCTGCCGCGCGCGCCGCGCGCACCGTCTCGGCGTTCAGCTCGAGCACCACGTGCTTCGCTCCGCAGGCCACGAGCGCGCGCGCCACGAGCTTGCCCGCGACGCCGTAGCCCACGATGACCACGTGCCCTGACAGCGCGTGCTCGTCCCCTGCGTCGGCCTCGTCGATGCTGCGCACGCCGATCAGCCGCTCGAGCGGCGCGAGCAGGCGCTGGCCTGCCGTCAAGTGGGGCGCCACGCGCACGACCACGGGCGTGAGGAACATGCTCGCGATGCCGGCCGCGAGCAAAGGGCGCGTCGCGGTCGCGTCCACGACCCCCGCGCTCTCGCCGAGCCGCGCGAGCACGAAGCCGAACTCGCCGAACTGCGCGAGACCGACCCCGGCGAGCCACGCGACGCGCGCCGGAAACCGCATGGCGAACGCCGCGATGGTCGCGAGGAGGCCCTTCGCGAGGAGGAAGCCCGCCAGCAACAGCAGCACGAGGAGCGGCCGCTCCAGCACCACCCGCGCGTCGAAGAGCATCCCGAGCGAGACGAAGAAGACGCTCACGAACGCGTCGCGCAGGGGCAGCATGTCCCCCATCGCCCGGTGCCCGTACTCGGTGTCGGCGACGACCATCCCTCCCAGGAACGCGCCGAGCGCCAGCGACAGCCCCGCGTGCGCGGTGAGCCACGCCGTCCCCACGCACAGGGCGAGGACCGCCAGCAGGAAGACCTCGCGGCTGCGCGCCGCCGCGACCCACCGGAGCGCGCGCGGCACGACCAGGCGCGCCACGACGATGGTCGCGATCACCAGCAGGGCGGCTTTGCCGAGCGCCACGCCGATGTCCCTGGCCATGTTGCCCCCCTGCGCGGTCGCGCCGAGCATGGGCACGATGAGGACCATGGGGACGACGCACAGGTCCTGGAAGATGAGCGTCCCGACGATGAACCGCCCGTGCGGCGCGTCGAGCTCGCGCCGCTCCGCGAGCGCGCGGAGCACGATCGCCGTGCTGGAGAGCGCGAAGACGAACCCGTAAAAGACGCTCCGCCCTGCCGGCTGCCCGAACGCCGAGGCCACGC includes:
- a CDS encoding alpha/beta hydrolase, whose translation is MSNFHPDLALVARLIPRVTAGPRLLKLVRLLARDTGAPRSTPGVSASIRDIPGARTARVFVPDGVTQPMPAMLWIHGGGFILGSPAQDDALAATFARELGMTVVAPSYRLAPEHPHPAALDDLYATLAWLHANAEALRVRADRIVVGGASAGGGLAAGLTLMARDRKEIPVAFQLLVYPMLDDRTVGKAIDGTHHRLWNAGSNRFGWTSYLGREPGGADVPVYAAPARAESLAGLPPTWIGVGTFDLFHDEDVAYAKRLEAAGVPVELEVVPGAFHGFDGFQGANVAKTFRARQIATLRRALA
- a CDS encoding cation:proton antiporter, whose translation is MGHIPLLDEIAVIAALGVLVTVILSRLRLPTVAGLLFSGALVGPYGFKLVRSIHSIEMLAEVGVVLLLFTIGLEFSLARLKSIFRQVALGGIIQVGLTTAVVAGVASAFGQPAGRSVFYGFVFALSSTAIVLRALAERRELDAPHGRFIVGTLIFQDLCVVPMVLIVPMLGATAQGGNMARDIGVALGKAALLVIATIVVARLVVPRALRWVAAARSREVFLLAVLALCVGTAWLTAHAGLSLALGAFLGGMVVADTEYGHRAMGDMLPLRDAFVSVFFVSLGMLFDARVVLERPLLVLLLLAGFLLAKGLLATIAAFAMRFPARVAWLAGVGLAQFGEFGFVLARLGESAGVVDATATRPLLAAGIASMFLTPVVVRVAPHLTAGQRLLAPLERLIGVRSIDEADAGDEHALSGHVVIVGYGVAGKLVARALVACGAKHVVLELNAETVRAARAAGEPVYYGDGTSEEALGHAHLEKARALLLLMNDPQAAQRVVDTAKRVAPQVPILMRARYMLEKGPLLQMGATDVVAEEVEGGVEILARLLRWLDVPRNVIDQQIDEVRASTQTTERTRTIPRRPLGERADLAELKIESALVTEASAALGRSAAALGIRRQTGALIIAIRRGGKLIEHMDPNEPFAAGDVVYLAGPIHSVKQAVDLLTLPPVSENVASLDLPS